The region CTGGACACTTGTGGCGTTTGCCCTGATTCAGTTCATTCCTATTGACAGGGTGAACAAACCGGTTGATTCTGCCGTGAATTTTGTTGATTATGCAAAAGCTCCGGAAAAGGTGAGTACATTGCTTAAAAATGCATGCTATGACTGTCATTCCAATGAAACCGTTTACCCGAAATATGCATTTATAGCCCCGATTTCATGGTCGGTAAAAAGCCATGTAAACGAAGGGAGAGAACATATGAACTTTTCTGTCTGGGGAACTTATAATAAGGAACTAAAAGAGAGCATGCTTAATAAATCTGTTCAGACCCTGCAGAATAAAACGATGCCAATGCCCGGATATATAGTTTATCACAAAGAAGCGAATCTTTCAGAAGCAGAAAGATCTTTACTGATCCAGTATTTCGACGGAATGCTGAAATCTAAAACGTACTAAAAAAAATCCCGCAGAACCTTCAGGTTCTGCGGGACAATATTCTATAGAAATTATTTCTTTATATACCTTTCAAAAAATCTTTGCTGAGAATCAAAAGCTATATCTTCAAGGTTAAGATCCTGCAAAGGGACCCACAATGCTTCCGAGATCTCTGAAAGCTCAAGATTAACTTCAAACTTTTCCATAACATTATACTCATAAAAGAGATCAATCGTATTATAATCAATTTCTTTATACTGATAGATGTTAGGAAGGCTTGTAAGGTACTTCAGGTTCGAAATATCGATGTCCAGTTGCAGCTCTTCAAAAAGCTCCCTTTTACAGGTTTCTTCCGCACTTTCTTTAGGGTCAACAAATCCTCCGGCCAGATCGAGTTTCCCTTTTTTAGGGTCTCTGTTTCTGCGTGTAAGATACATTTCGTCACCACATCTGATGACAACCGCTACGGCGCCTGCCACATTATTGTACAGGGTAAAACCGCACTCAGGACAGCTCCATTTTTTTTCACCGTCCCAGTGTAAAGATTCTTTGCCACAGCTTGGGCAATATTTCAATAATTTCATCTTTTATAATTATTTCCCAAAGATAAGATGAAACTTCATCCTATTGAGCAATATTAATATTTCTCGGGTGATAATTTAAAATTACATCCCGCAGTTCTTCAGTTTTAAGGTGTGTATAGATTTCCGTAGTCGTAATACTGGAGTGTCCCAGCATTTCCTGGATGTAACGGAGGTCTGCACCATTCTGCAGCAAATGCGTAGCAAAAGAATGTCTGAAGGTATGCGGAGATATCTTTTTGTTGACCCCTGCTTTGTCTGTAAGCTCTTTGATAATAAGAAATACAATCACTCTGGACATGGAAGTCCCACGACTGTTCAGGAACAGGGTGTCTTCGTATTTTTTGTTGATTTTACCTTTGGAGCGTACCTCTTTGATATAGCTGTCCAGAAGTTCAGCCGTATAGTCTGCTAAAGGCACAAAGCGGGTTTTGTTTCCTTTTCCGTGTACCTTTATGAATTGCTCCTTGAAGTTGATATTGGATATCTTCAGGTCGATAAGCTCAGACACACGAAGGCCGCAACCGTACAATACCTCAATAATGCACTGGTTTCTTTTTCCGAGATCCGTATTAACCTCAATGGCTGCAATAATTTTGTTGATATCAGGAAGGCTTAAGGTATCAGGTAAGTAGAGTCCTAATTTAGGGCCTTCAAGTAGCGCTGCAGGGTTGTCTTCCCGGTATTCGTCCTCCAGCAGAAATTTGAAGAAGGCTTTGATGGAAGAGATCCATCTTGCCTGTGATCGCTCACTGAATTTCTGTTTGGAAAGATTGAAGATATACTCCTGCAGGTTTTCATAACCTATAGAATCCGGACCGACATTTTCCAGATCCTCCTCTGCGTAATCTTTTAATTTTCTAATATCCCGAACGTAAGCGTCGAGAGTGTTTTCTGAAAAATTCCTTTCGAAACGAAGAAATATTTCAAAATCTTTGATCTTTTCATCCCAAGTCATTTGTGCTTATTTTTTTAGTTCACAGTCCGATATTTGTTCTATTTCAATATTATGGTTTCTCAGGAACGATATCCCATCGTCATCCGAATACTCATTGATATACACCAGTCTTGTAATACCTGCCTGAAGGATCAGCTTGCTGCATTCCTTACAGGGTGATAACGTCAGATATAACGTTGCACCTTTTGCAGATTGTGTGGAAGCTGCCAGTTTCAATATAGCGTTGGCTTCCGCATGTAATACGTACCAGTGTGTTTTTCCCTCTTCATCTTCACAGCAGTTTTCGAATCCCATAGGAGTCCCGTTGTAACCATCTGAAATAATCATCCTATCTTTTACGATAAGAGCTCCTACCTGTTTTCTCTTACAGTAGGATAATTTTGCCCATTCCTGGGCCATTTTTAGATAAGCTTTGTCAAACTTATT is a window of Chryseobacterium arthrosphaerae DNA encoding:
- a CDS encoding heme-binding domain-containing protein, whose protein sequence is MKTVKKVIFWTLVAFALIQFIPIDRVNKPVDSAVNFVDYAKAPEKVSTLLKNACYDCHSNETVYPKYAFIAPISWSVKSHVNEGREHMNFSVWGTYNKELKESMLNKSVQTLQNKTMPMPGYIVYHKEANLSEAERSLLIQYFDGMLKSKTY
- a CDS encoding NUDIX hydrolase; protein product: MKLLKYCPSCGKESLHWDGEKKWSCPECGFTLYNNVAGAVAVVIRCGDEMYLTRRNRDPKKGKLDLAGGFVDPKESAEETCKRELFEELQLDIDISNLKYLTSLPNIYQYKEIDYNTIDLFYEYNVMEKFEVNLELSEISEALWVPLQDLNLEDIAFDSQQRFFERYIKK
- the xerD gene encoding site-specific tyrosine recombinase XerD, with amino-acid sequence MTWDEKIKDFEIFLRFERNFSENTLDAYVRDIRKLKDYAEEDLENVGPDSIGYENLQEYIFNLSKQKFSERSQARWISSIKAFFKFLLEDEYREDNPAALLEGPKLGLYLPDTLSLPDINKIIAAIEVNTDLGKRNQCIIEVLYGCGLRVSELIDLKISNINFKEQFIKVHGKGNKTRFVPLADYTAELLDSYIKEVRSKGKINKKYEDTLFLNSRGTSMSRVIVFLIIKELTDKAGVNKKISPHTFRHSFATHLLQNGADLRYIQEMLGHSSITTTEIYTHLKTEELRDVILNYHPRNINIAQ
- a CDS encoding deoxycytidylate deaminase gives rise to the protein MNKFDKAYLKMAQEWAKLSYCKRKQVGALIVKDRMIISDGYNGTPMGFENCCEDEEGKTHWYVLHAEANAILKLAASTQSAKGATLYLTLSPCKECSKLILQAGITRLVYINEYSDDDGISFLRNHNIEIEQISDCELKK